A window from bacterium encodes these proteins:
- a CDS encoding cation:proton antiporter codes for MHDFSLLHELFVVFCSAIVVVLIFHRLRLPPIAGLLFCGFVVGPHGLNLITRLDDIEVLAEIGVVLLLFTIGLEFSLAELRRIKRQVLLGGSLQMLTTSLFAFVLASLSGLRTPHAIFLSQIFALSSTAIVLSVLASRGEMESPHGRMILGILLFQDLWVVPMMLMAPLLHGEGGLQLLPLLISFGKALLLIALVLTLAVFIVPRVLEQIVRVREREILVLGAVIICIGTAWLTSALGLSLALGAFIAGLAISESRYGHQVFAEILPFKDVFNSLFFISVGMLLDLKFAFTHLRLLAVLVLGTIVGKVLLAGVTARALSPSTRTALLVGMAIAQIGEFSFVLARLGVQHDLLDANLYQGFLAVAVTTMMATPLLISLAPAFARHMPEGLDGRLGRERGHLPSPQLAAMQDHTIIVGFGLNGRYLARVLKDSSIPYCILELNPQTVRDAQATGEPICFGDATRLEILRQVNLDTARILVITTDEIAVGRRLVAIARQHRRDLYLIVRTKFAAYVEELYELGANQVIAEEFEAATEIFGRVLAEYDVPRNAIQAYIETIRREGAMMLRRPQLPPASLEKLRQLLAGNVVENFLLLENSPAVGKTLAQLDMRNQTGATVIAIVRDHQSHANPAADFVLAANDLLVIMGTHRELDRATSLLDPPARQTA; via the coding sequence GTGCACGATTTCTCCTTGCTTCACGAGCTGTTTGTCGTCTTCTGCAGCGCCATCGTTGTGGTGTTGATCTTTCATCGACTGCGCCTGCCGCCGATCGCCGGCCTGTTGTTCTGTGGATTCGTGGTCGGGCCGCATGGCCTGAACCTTATCACCCGTCTGGATGACATCGAAGTGCTGGCGGAGATCGGGGTCGTGCTCCTGCTCTTCACCATCGGCCTGGAGTTTTCACTCGCCGAGCTTCGCCGCATCAAACGCCAGGTGCTGTTGGGCGGCTCATTGCAGATGCTCACCACCTCGCTGTTTGCTTTTGTCCTCGCCTCTCTCAGCGGCCTGCGCACGCCGCACGCCATCTTTCTCAGCCAAATCTTCGCACTTTCCAGCACTGCCATCGTCCTGAGCGTGCTCGCCAGCCGGGGTGAAATGGAATCGCCCCACGGCCGCATGATCCTGGGCATCTTGCTCTTTCAGGATCTGTGGGTGGTGCCCATGATGTTGATGGCGCCCTTGTTGCACGGCGAAGGCGGCCTCCAGCTTCTCCCTCTGCTGATCTCGTTCGGCAAGGCCCTGCTGCTCATTGCCCTGGTTCTCACTCTGGCGGTGTTCATCGTGCCGCGGGTGTTGGAACAAATCGTGCGCGTGCGTGAGCGCGAAATCCTCGTACTGGGAGCCGTGATCATCTGCATCGGCACTGCCTGGTTGACCTCCGCGCTCGGCCTGTCGCTGGCCCTGGGCGCATTCATCGCGGGCTTGGCGATTTCGGAATCGCGCTACGGCCATCAGGTTTTTGCAGAAATCCTGCCCTTCAAGGATGTCTTCAACAGTCTCTTCTTTATCTCGGTGGGAATGTTGCTCGATTTGAAGTTTGCCTTCACCCATCTCAGGCTGCTCGCCGTGCTGGTGCTCGGCACCATCGTCGGCAAGGTGCTGCTCGCCGGCGTCACCGCCAGGGCGCTTTCTCCCTCGACGCGCACAGCGCTGCTGGTGGGAATGGCGATCGCGCAAATCGGCGAGTTTTCGTTTGTGCTCGCGCGCCTGGGGGTGCAGCACGATTTGCTGGATGCCAACTTGTACCAAGGCTTTCTCGCCGTCGCCGTGACCACCATGATGGCGACGCCGCTGCTCATCAGTCTCGCGCCGGCTTTCGCCCGGCACATGCCCGAGGGTCTGGATGGCAGGCTGGGCAGGGAACGCGGGCACCTGCCATCGCCGCAACTGGCGGCGATGCAGGATCACACCATCATCGTTGGTTTCGGCTTGAACGGCCGCTACCTGGCGCGCGTGCTGAAGGACAGCAGCATTCCCTATTGCATTTTGGAATTGAATCCACAAACCGTGCGCGATGCCCAGGCGACCGGCGAGCCGATTTGCTTCGGGGATGCCACCCGGCTGGAAATCTTGCGGCAGGTCAATCTCGACACCGCCCGCATCCTGGTGATTACGACCGATGAGATTGCGGTGGGCCGCCGGCTCGTCGCCATCGCCCGGCAGCATCGTCGTGATCTTTACCTCATCGTGCGCACCAAATTCGCGGCCTATGTCGAAGAGTTATATGAACTGGGCGCCAACCAGGTCATCGCGGAGGAGTTCGAGGCGGCCACGGAAATTTTTGGCCGCGTGCTGGCAGAGTACGATGTGCCGCGGAACGCCATTCAGGCCTATATTGAAACCATTCGCCGGGAGGGTGCGATGATGCTGCGCCGCCCGCAATTGCCACCGGCCTCCCTGGAGAAGCTCCGGCAGTTGCTGGCCGGCAACGTGGTGGAGAATTTTCTGCTGCTGGAAAATTCCCCTGCCGTAGGCAAAACCCTGGCACAGCTCGATATGCGCAATCAAACCGGGGCCACCGTCATCGCAATCGTGCGCGATCATCAGTCCCATGCGAATCCCGCTGCCGACTTCGTGCTGGCCGCCAACGATTTGCTGGTGATAATGGGCACGCATCGCGAATTGGACCGGGCGACGTCGCTGCTCGATCCGCCCGCACGCCAGACTGCGTGA
- a CDS encoding DUF5752 family protein, whose translation MPALQPFAFYTEHRLVVLTGLQARNLHELLRLLHEVSGSAIFYHTHHRYLAHHFEKPVFYNDFALWASEALQAEELAEKLAAIDLLAFTTIRQLREAIIAVVTEFLAQQTNNARDCPEGDEFHFCQSKSFIMPTGIVAHSVPEFFACLPRITTSTLYFHFFEARLRLGHTTNDFSRWLADNGEAKLARAIDKLDPYLPTLDELKARIIKLGHKHLQA comes from the coding sequence ATGCCTGCTCTTCAGCCCTTTGCCTTTTATACCGAACACCGCCTGGTTGTGCTCACCGGGTTGCAAGCCAGGAACCTGCACGAACTGTTGAGATTGCTGCACGAGGTCTCTGGTTCCGCCATTTTCTATCACACCCACCATCGCTATCTCGCGCATCATTTCGAGAAGCCGGTGTTCTACAATGATTTTGCCCTGTGGGCTTCGGAGGCACTCCAGGCGGAGGAGCTGGCCGAAAAACTGGCGGCCATCGACCTGTTGGCCTTCACCACCATCCGGCAGCTTCGCGAAGCGATCATCGCCGTTGTGACGGAGTTTCTCGCCCAGCAGACCAACAACGCGCGCGACTGTCCGGAGGGCGACGAATTCCACTTCTGCCAGTCGAAAAGCTTCATCATGCCGACCGGCATCGTTGCCCACAGTGTGCCGGAATTCTTTGCCTGCCTGCCACGCATCACCACTTCGACCCTCTACTTTCATTTTTTTGAAGCCCGCTTGCGGCTGGGGCATACCACCAACGATTTCTCCCGCTGGCTGGCTGACAATGGCGAAGCCAAACTGGCGCGGGCCATCGACAAACTCGATCCGTATCTGCCCACGCTGGACGAACTCAAGGCCAGGATCATCAAGCTTGGCCACAAACACTTGCAGGCCTGA
- the otsB gene encoding trehalose-phosphatase: MSWPLFEHLDGVAWRLAANRQVVLFLDFDGTLAPIVERPELAHLPPETRALLHQLARQPGVTVSIISGRSLPDIQARVGLDALIYAGNHGLEIGGPGLHFVQPEAALQRPALQRLAGALATQLRHFTGVAVEDKGLSLSIHVRRAQPADHNKIARLVQASLAAFPGLALAAGKMVLEIRPAVAWNKGSAVGWISAALAKKQALAICLGDDRTDEDAFAALPEGITIKVGPAEASAARYHLNGPAEVRFFLAWLARALEGHISG; this comes from the coding sequence ATGAGCTGGCCGCTGTTCGAACATCTCGACGGCGTCGCCTGGCGGCTGGCGGCCAATCGCCAGGTTGTGCTCTTTCTGGATTTTGACGGCACGCTGGCGCCCATCGTCGAACGGCCGGAACTGGCGCACTTGCCGCCGGAGACCCGCGCGCTGTTGCACCAGTTGGCGCGGCAACCCGGCGTGACGGTGTCAATCATCAGCGGCCGCAGCCTGCCCGATATTCAAGCGCGCGTCGGTCTCGACGCGCTGATCTATGCCGGCAATCACGGCCTGGAAATCGGTGGGCCGGGCCTGCACTTTGTCCAGCCGGAGGCCGCGTTGCAACGCCCGGCGCTGCAACGATTGGCCGGCGCGCTCGCCACGCAGTTGCGCCATTTCACGGGCGTCGCCGTGGAGGACAAAGGCCTGAGCCTCAGCATTCATGTGCGCCGCGCGCAGCCTGCCGATCACAACAAAATCGCGCGCCTCGTGCAAGCGAGCCTGGCTGCATTCCCAGGCTTGGCGCTCGCCGCCGGCAAGATGGTTCTCGAGATTCGCCCGGCCGTGGCTTGGAACAAAGGATCTGCGGTGGGATGGATCAGCGCGGCCCTGGCAAAAAAGCAGGCGCTTGCCATTTGCCTGGGCGATGATCGCACGGATGAGGATGCCTTTGCCGCTCTGCCGGAGGGAATCACGATCAAAGTTGGACCGGCAGAGGCAAGCGCGGCGCGCTATCACCTCAATGGCCCCGCGGAGGTGAGGTTTTTCCTGGCTTGGCTGGCGCGCGCTCTCGAAGGCCACATCTCGGGGTGA
- a CDS encoding glycosyltransferase has product MMTTTLQDYAAIVGQEMIDELYHLAERVRHRRLQHINSTPVGGGVAEILTRLVPLLCDLGLSVTWDVIKGDQAFFNVTKAFHNALHGQPEEISEDMLAIYRANLEMNLRQMDFTGDCIVIHDPQPAGLVLRKSEIGRHWLWRCHIDISRPQPQVWQFLQPYIAQYDASLFSMPDFAQRLPLPQFMVAPAIDPLSDKNKELKHGVIAGVLEKYQIDPSRPLLTQISRFDRLKDPLGVIAAYRLVKKRHDCQLVLAGGGASDDPEGEAVLREVRAQAADDPDIHVLLLPPFSDVEINALVRSSTIVLQKSIKEGFGLTVSEALWKKKPVIGGAVGGIKLQVINGVTGFLVHSPEGAAHRAMQLLADHQLRKHMGENGYQHVKQNFLLTRHVKDYLLVMLALEHPRPEVVNLY; this is encoded by the coding sequence ATGATGACGACTACCTTACAAGACTATGCCGCCATCGTGGGGCAAGAGATGATCGACGAGCTTTATCACCTGGCAGAACGCGTGCGCCACCGGCGGCTGCAGCACATCAATTCGACGCCGGTTGGCGGCGGCGTCGCCGAGATCCTCACCCGGCTGGTGCCCTTGCTGTGCGATCTCGGCTTGTCCGTGACTTGGGACGTGATCAAGGGCGATCAGGCATTCTTCAACGTCACCAAAGCCTTTCACAATGCCCTGCACGGTCAGCCGGAAGAGATCAGCGAGGACATGCTGGCAATCTACCGCGCCAATCTCGAGATGAACTTGCGCCAGATGGACTTCACCGGCGACTGCATCGTGATTCACGATCCTCAGCCCGCCGGCCTGGTGCTGCGCAAAAGCGAAATCGGACGGCACTGGCTGTGGCGTTGCCATATCGACATCTCCAGGCCTCAGCCGCAGGTTTGGCAATTTCTCCAACCCTACATCGCACAGTATGATGCTTCGCTTTTTTCGATGCCGGACTTCGCCCAACGCCTGCCCCTGCCGCAATTCATGGTGGCGCCTGCGATCGACCCTTTGAGTGACAAGAACAAAGAACTCAAACACGGGGTGATTGCGGGAGTACTGGAGAAATATCAAATTGATCCATCGCGGCCGCTCCTCACCCAAATCTCGCGGTTTGACCGGCTGAAGGATCCGCTGGGGGTGATCGCCGCCTACCGTTTGGTGAAGAAACGCCATGACTGCCAGTTGGTGTTGGCGGGCGGTGGCGCCTCGGATGATCCGGAAGGCGAAGCGGTGCTGCGCGAAGTGCGGGCACAGGCGGCGGACGATCCCGATATTCATGTGCTCTTGCTGCCCCCCTTCAGTGATGTGGAAATCAATGCCCTGGTGCGCAGTTCGACGATCGTCCTGCAGAAATCGATCAAGGAAGGTTTTGGCCTGACCGTCAGCGAAGCCTTGTGGAAGAAAAAACCGGTGATCGGCGGGGCGGTGGGAGGCATCAAACTGCAGGTGATCAACGGGGTCACCGGCTTTCTCGTACATTCGCCGGAGGGTGCGGCGCATCGCGCCATGCAACTACTCGCCGATCACCAGTTGCGCAAACACATGGGGGAAAACGGCTATCAGCACGTCAAGCAGAATTTCCTGTTGACGCGGCACGTGAAGGACTACTTGCTGGTGATGCTCGCGCTCGAACATCCCCGGCCGGAGGTGGTGAATTTGTACTGA
- a CDS encoding mechanosensitive ion channel family protein, with the protein MAPWQNLLQLDWMKLILPLSVLVLTVLAGWVARRLLFRGLRQWATHTKTRADDILIQAFSGPFMIWVVMLGLHLAAQASQLPERATGLIGKGLLVLWILSLTLAASRLVGNLVKYYGGEIQEALPVTSLTQNLARIIVIIIGLLILLNQLGVSITPILTALGVGGLAVALALQDTLSNLFAGFYVSLSGNIRPGDYVKLDSAEEGYVTDISWRSTTIRALANNLIIIPNAKLAQAIVTNYHLPEKRMSLLIPIGVSYASNTEEVERILIEEAKRGAADIPGLLAEPAPFVRFIPGFGDSSLNFTLICQVSEFVDQYLAQHELRKRIFRRFREAGIEIPFPIRTVYLRQTKDAPEPESAP; encoded by the coding sequence ATGGCTCCATGGCAGAATCTGCTTCAACTCGACTGGATGAAACTCATCCTCCCGCTCAGTGTGCTGGTGCTGACGGTGCTGGCCGGTTGGGTGGCCAGACGCCTGTTGTTTCGCGGCCTGCGGCAGTGGGCGACGCACACCAAGACGCGGGCGGATGACATCCTGATCCAGGCGTTCAGCGGGCCGTTCATGATCTGGGTGGTGATGCTCGGCCTGCATCTCGCCGCCCAAGCTTCGCAGTTGCCCGAGCGGGCCACCGGCTTGATCGGCAAGGGTCTGCTCGTCTTGTGGATTCTCTCCCTCACCCTGGCGGCCTCGCGGCTGGTGGGCAATCTCGTTAAATACTACGGCGGCGAGATACAGGAAGCGCTGCCAGTCACCAGCCTCACCCAGAACCTGGCGCGCATCATTGTCATCATCATCGGTCTGTTGATTCTCTTGAATCAGCTCGGGGTTTCGATTACGCCGATCCTCACCGCGCTCGGTGTCGGCGGTCTGGCCGTGGCGCTGGCATTGCAGGACACGCTGTCAAATCTGTTCGCGGGATTCTACGTCAGCCTTTCCGGCAATATCCGCCCCGGCGATTACGTCAAACTCGACAGCGCTGAAGAGGGTTACGTCACCGACATTTCCTGGCGCAGCACCACGATTCGCGCGCTTGCGAACAATCTCATCATCATTCCCAATGCCAAGCTGGCGCAGGCGATCGTCACCAACTACCACCTGCCGGAGAAACGCATGTCGCTGCTGATTCCGATCGGCGTGAGCTACGCCAGTAACACCGAGGAAGTCGAACGCATTCTCATCGAAGAAGCGAAGCGGGGCGCGGCAGACATCCCGGGGTTGTTGGCCGAGCCCGCACCTTTCGTGCGCTTCATTCCCGGCTTCGGCGACTCCTCGCTGAATTTCACCCTCATCTGCCAGGTATCGGAGTTTGTGGATCAATACCTGGCGCAGCACGAGTTGCGCAAACGCATCTTCCGGCGCTTCCGGGAAGCGGGGATTGAAATTCCCTTTCCGATTCGCACGGTCTACCTGCGCCAGACGAAAGATGCGCCCGAACCCGAGTCCGCGCCATGA